One stretch of Borreliella mayonii DNA includes these proteins:
- a CDS encoding plasmid maintenance protein, which yields MNRILGKIKNFLENENYDNKQLETQIKDVYKQYKNKPRLIIEKK from the coding sequence TTGAATAGAATACTAGGCAAAATAAAGAATTTCTTGGAAAATGAAAATTATGACAATAAACAATTAGAAACGCAAATCAAAGATGTATATAAACAATATAAAAACAAACCACGTCTCATTATAGAAAAAAAATAA